The Paenibacillus macerans genome includes a window with the following:
- a CDS encoding toxin C-terminal domain-containing protein: protein MKRKLGTRNIAIFLLLLIFFNTMNAYIPNIASASEKTGTYEQIASRFGMSASFIQNELQKGYSINQVYTALFHAEQASKTYEEALAELFPKELNKSETVTSNVYNRLNTSPLDGIVVFDVTDDVDANKTEDRSSVTEDVYSIGKTKANSLNRVADIPVLPPITEEAPVYDKTSFNDAPYSVGNEKESISTLSGNLHVQNSDMSLPGRNGLGFSLTRQYNSNDAQFYGMGATLIDVSEAKQNYYVEFNVIEKPIIRQYKVSYNEKKWIQEDTNGDGIVDRNTYDLPATTKVVGTYSTLEEANQAASQTITYTVPAESKIVTKYRTARNPDSLPQSISYNQDGFVGSLEPRGRAEVISGSYTPLDSKYISNYSCEIVKVGSYDGYGYWSPNLYDYPGGSCGKSRLEYNDGTYSGTLSFNYDFIWLGCPSPEYKKRNSVCTVRGDAYYSGTVFSKGTEDTRIWGQNYEGIVTKPGYTSDTGYDAWVDNGQGGRIRYAYTADGLPWIDKLESEGNGSKVLKQTQLYSTLEEAEVWKEFIGSNSGLEITGSEEGAEPNYRYYIAEGAHPVIGAVTVEYQPKFIYQNTTNTPLNEQLFPLGKGWAWNLPYVETKDDKQYIHLPEGGSYEIEGDQLKNYDWKGLTFVADESVNVNGEVSAYVLKSTNAQPKYYFSKDGRLLQISDAHNNFIHFYYEQNATYNRKLLSKIKDAIGNTIEISYSATEVTVVKGNETVVYKKHTEQGVELLDSITDAAGRKTTYSYTLAPAKFNLNASEPGRQLSNPYALLTKVYHPTGAATVFTYDDQPVRRYIGANSVNEAYRAVSRVDQIIYSNDLVEEFNRETIHYTSDMAATYNDNTSFSTLINNGLTNSTYKYNKKYVDNKVGSKYYLEQAVVQAVDNEKVTSYQYNKQVEGKSYSAPVPTVTTSRNNQNSDVYTSSAVYDDYGNVTESTDDRGSKSYYTFDDNHLVKTAIEPLDSNTNGYVEFVRNGQGDIVQTTVRENNASGKLLQKVEYADRDSYGNVTKQIITNDDRTVTTLSEFSSQYGNAFPTLQSVQVTNADGDISTVSKKISYNKETGLVSASTDGNGHETAYEYDALGRVIKVTYPDGNNIGASYDDQENTVTVTNELGVKSRTRWNALGWNIETGLYNGTEYQVKTKSAYDHNGRLVSSEDALGNLTRYTYDGLDRLTSTTYPDGSTATSTYNDALRQIIQADGEGNKQINTYDKWNRIEITEEQPANQDQSTVVAKFEYDRVNDQVLKDYDALNNTTSYKYNSSGKVISVTDPNGDITKYDYDMLGNLIQTTYPDGNVKSKSYDELGRVIQNKDEVGQSEKQYFDPSGNVIRVVDRNGNSTVFEYDSRNRLKTRKSNSETVSYTYDAAGKRLSMTDGTGTTSYEYDKYTELLKTMTYPDGLTLSNQYDAGNNRIHMAGPFGAETFYTYDNLNQVKTVGSVEKQPDTTYQYYKNGLVQGAVSSNGYETQNRYTGSKLTELNHALAENVTHHFEYGYDDNKNIRERLQNGINDSFTYDELNRINTSTENNETYTYDSRGNRLTLMTVQELKTKPREYSYDDQNQLTRVSLNGQTVEYRYNGDGLLVERIQGGVHTRYYYDSNSEQIIAEATVENGKANLVANYTRGLKLEAIEYADQTKAYPLYNGHGDLIELRDSAGTLLNQYQYDIWGNIISEQEKVHNPFRYSGELWDDEVELQYLRARWYDPSVGRFINEDTYQGQLTDPLSLNLYTYVQNNPLIYLDPTGHRHEQGAGFTVTPDITTLTLAELRQQLPNFKFVDHKEMFYEAQQYQSLWYNGSKAFDRLDAASLSHSSYVVVKLYFLRKDGQDLSELTVGQLDKMSFDLSSAGFKIDSIALGLYGASYGVKETSEPTQSGNKLKLHLQQFGGMTTKEATAAAKKLGYTKTNFTSHGQPVFKKGNKYITPDVDGHNGGIWKMADSVKNLGSKSTRMGTYDENLTWIGD from the coding sequence ATGAAGAGAAAACTGGGTACGCGTAATATTGCTATATTCCTGCTGCTACTCATTTTTTTCAATACAATGAATGCCTATATTCCTAACATCGCGAGCGCTTCCGAGAAAACGGGTACATACGAACAAATCGCTTCCCGCTTTGGAATGTCTGCTTCATTTATCCAGAACGAGCTGCAAAAAGGATACTCTATAAATCAGGTTTATACTGCACTTTTTCATGCAGAACAGGCGAGTAAAACTTATGAAGAAGCCTTGGCGGAATTGTTTCCTAAGGAATTAAATAAATCAGAAACCGTTACGAGTAATGTTTATAATCGGTTAAATACATCGCCTTTAGACGGTATCGTAGTTTTTGATGTCACGGATGACGTCGATGCGAATAAAACAGAGGACCGTAGTTCTGTTACTGAAGATGTGTACTCGATTGGTAAGACTAAAGCGAATTCCTTAAATAGAGTGGCCGATATACCTGTACTCCCCCCAATAACAGAAGAAGCTCCGGTTTACGATAAAACTTCATTTAACGACGCTCCTTACTCCGTGGGAAATGAAAAAGAAAGCATTTCCACTCTTTCGGGTAACTTGCATGTCCAAAATTCAGATATGTCGTTACCGGGGAGAAATGGTCTTGGATTTTCACTTACCCGGCAATATAATTCCAACGATGCCCAATTTTATGGCATGGGAGCTACATTAATTGATGTAAGCGAAGCAAAGCAAAATTACTACGTCGAATTTAATGTCATTGAGAAGCCTATCATAAGACAATATAAGGTGAGCTATAACGAGAAAAAATGGATCCAGGAAGATACCAATGGAGACGGGATTGTTGACCGCAATACCTATGATCTCCCTGCCACAACCAAAGTTGTAGGAACCTATTCAACATTGGAAGAGGCAAATCAGGCGGCAAGCCAAACAATCACATATACTGTTCCTGCGGAGTCCAAAATAGTAACTAAATACCGAACGGCCAGGAATCCAGATTCGTTGCCGCAATCCATAAGTTATAATCAAGATGGTTTTGTTGGAAGTCTTGAACCTAGAGGACGAGCGGAAGTGATATCAGGTTCATATACACCTTTGGACTCTAAATATATTTCAAACTATAGTTGTGAGATCGTTAAAGTAGGGAGTTACGATGGCTATGGATACTGGTCTCCTAATTTATATGATTATCCTGGCGGTTCATGTGGTAAATCAAGACTAGAATATAACGATGGTACCTATAGCGGAACATTGTCATTTAACTATGATTTTATATGGTTAGGTTGTCCTTCTCCTGAATACAAAAAACGTAATTCGGTGTGCACTGTACGAGGCGATGCTTATTATTCGGGGACAGTCTTTTCAAAAGGAACTGAGGATACCCGTATATGGGGACAGAACTACGAAGGGATTGTTACCAAACCTGGGTACACCAGTGACACCGGCTACGATGCTTGGGTCGACAATGGGCAGGGAGGAAGGATAAGGTACGCATATACTGCTGACGGCCTGCCATGGATCGATAAGCTTGAGTCTGAAGGAAATGGAAGTAAGGTTCTGAAACAAACACAGCTTTACTCTACACTGGAAGAAGCCGAAGTGTGGAAAGAGTTTATCGGCAGCAATTCCGGTTTAGAGATTACCGGCTCGGAAGAAGGCGCCGAACCTAACTATCGGTATTATATTGCAGAAGGTGCTCATCCCGTTATTGGTGCAGTAACCGTTGAATATCAACCCAAATTTATCTATCAGAATACGACTAATACGCCGCTAAACGAGCAGCTTTTTCCATTAGGCAAAGGGTGGGCCTGGAATCTCCCTTATGTAGAAACCAAAGATGATAAACAATATATTCATCTTCCTGAGGGTGGAAGTTATGAAATTGAGGGAGACCAACTCAAAAATTATGATTGGAAGGGACTTACCTTTGTAGCGGACGAAAGCGTAAACGTAAATGGTGAAGTGTCAGCTTACGTACTAAAGTCAACGAATGCCCAGCCCAAATACTATTTTTCGAAAGACGGCAGATTACTGCAGATTTCGGACGCTCATAACAACTTTATTCACTTTTACTATGAGCAAAATGCTACTTATAATCGTAAATTGTTGAGCAAAATTAAGGATGCCATAGGGAACACAATAGAAATTTCGTATTCCGCGACTGAGGTTACAGTTGTTAAAGGAAATGAGACAGTTGTTTATAAAAAGCATACGGAGCAAGGAGTTGAACTTCTCGATTCGATAACAGATGCAGCCGGAAGGAAAACGACGTATTCATATACTTTGGCTCCTGCTAAATTTAATCTAAACGCCTCAGAGCCAGGAAGACAATTGTCGAATCCATACGCGCTTCTGACCAAAGTGTACCATCCTACCGGGGCTGCCACCGTCTTCACCTACGATGATCAGCCGGTACGGCGCTATATTGGTGCGAATTCTGTTAACGAAGCTTACCGAGCCGTCTCGCGAGTGGATCAAATTATTTACAGTAATGACCTTGTTGAGGAGTTTAATCGCGAAACGATACACTATACCTCTGACATGGCAGCGACCTATAATGACAATACAAGCTTTTCAACCCTTATTAATAACGGGTTAACTAATTCGACTTATAAGTACAATAAAAAATATGTCGATAATAAAGTAGGTTCCAAATATTACCTGGAACAGGCCGTTGTTCAAGCAGTGGATAACGAGAAGGTAACCAGCTATCAGTATAATAAACAGGTAGAGGGCAAGTCGTATTCGGCGCCGGTTCCAACGGTTACTACTTCGAGAAATAATCAAAATTCAGATGTATATACTTCAAGTGCGGTGTATGACGATTACGGGAATGTTACGGAATCAACGGATGATCGGGGCTCAAAATCGTACTATACGTTCGATGACAATCACCTCGTTAAAACAGCGATAGAACCTTTAGACTCCAACACCAATGGCTATGTTGAATTTGTACGAAATGGGCAAGGAGATATTGTTCAAACTACTGTTCGCGAGAACAATGCAAGCGGTAAATTACTGCAGAAGGTGGAGTATGCGGATAGAGACTCGTACGGGAATGTCACCAAGCAAATCATTACTAATGATGATAGGACGGTTACTACTCTGAGCGAGTTCAGCAGTCAGTATGGTAATGCATTCCCTACTTTGCAAAGTGTACAAGTGACGAATGCGGATGGAGATATTTCAACAGTCAGCAAAAAAATCAGTTATAACAAAGAAACGGGACTAGTCAGTGCTTCGACGGATGGAAATGGCCATGAAACCGCTTATGAGTATGATGCACTTGGGCGTGTGATTAAGGTAACCTATCCCGATGGAAACAACATAGGCGCATCTTACGACGATCAGGAAAATACGGTAACCGTAACGAATGAACTGGGAGTAAAGTCTAGAACGCGTTGGAATGCTCTAGGATGGAACATTGAGACTGGCTTGTATAATGGCACAGAGTATCAAGTTAAAACAAAATCGGCTTACGATCACAATGGCCGACTGGTATCGAGTGAAGATGCATTAGGAAATCTCACCAGATATACCTACGATGGTTTGGATCGTCTGACATCAACAACTTACCCGGATGGTTCTACGGCTACATCGACTTACAACGATGCTCTTCGCCAAATAATACAAGCTGATGGAGAAGGCAATAAACAAATTAACACTTACGACAAGTGGAACAGAATTGAGATAACGGAAGAACAGCCTGCTAATCAAGATCAAAGTACGGTTGTGGCGAAGTTCGAATACGATCGGGTCAACGACCAGGTTCTAAAAGATTATGATGCTCTGAATAACACCACTTCTTACAAGTATAATTCATCAGGCAAAGTTATTTCGGTTACAGATCCTAACGGAGACATCACCAAGTATGACTATGATATGCTTGGAAATCTAATTCAAACTACCTATCCTGATGGTAACGTTAAGTCGAAGAGTTACGATGAGCTTGGACGCGTTATTCAGAACAAAGACGAAGTCGGCCAGTCCGAAAAACAGTATTTTGATCCTAGTGGAAATGTAATTCGTGTGGTAGATCGAAACGGGAACTCGACGGTTTTTGAATATGACAGCCGCAATCGTTTGAAAACACGGAAAAGCAACAGTGAAACGGTAAGTTATACCTATGATGCAGCCGGTAAACGTCTGTCGATGACGGATGGAACCGGAACAACTTCTTACGAGTATGATAAGTACACGGAACTGTTGAAGACGATGACTTACCCGGATGGATTAACCCTTAGCAATCAATATGATGCAGGAAATAATCGAATACACATGGCAGGTCCATTCGGAGCCGAAACATTCTATACTTATGACAACCTGAACCAAGTGAAAACGGTAGGAAGTGTAGAAAAGCAACCGGACACAACGTATCAGTATTATAAAAATGGACTGGTTCAAGGCGCAGTTTCCAGCAATGGTTACGAAACTCAAAATCGGTATACAGGCTCAAAATTGACGGAGTTAAATCATGCGCTGGCAGAAAATGTTACCCATCATTTCGAGTATGGTTATGATGATAATAAAAATATCAGAGAGCGCCTGCAAAACGGAATTAATGATTCATTTACGTATGATGAGCTAAATCGAATAAACACCTCGACAGAAAATAACGAGACTTACACCTATGACTCCCGAGGCAACCGTCTTACCTTGATGACGGTTCAAGAATTAAAGACGAAACCAAGAGAATATAGCTATGATGATCAAAATCAGTTAACAAGGGTTAGTCTGAATGGTCAAACCGTCGAATACCGGTATAATGGAGACGGTCTGCTGGTTGAAAGAATTCAAGGCGGAGTACACACGCGCTATTATTATGACAGCAACAGTGAACAAATTATAGCCGAAGCAACCGTAGAAAACGGAAAGGCCAATTTGGTCGCAAATTACACAAGAGGACTGAAGCTGGAAGCTATAGAATATGCAGATCAAACCAAAGCCTATCCGTTATATAATGGACACGGGGATTTAATAGAGCTGAGAGATTCAGCAGGGACGTTACTGAACCAGTATCAATATGATATATGGGGAAATATCATTTCCGAACAGGAGAAAGTCCATAATCCATTCCGTTATTCCGGTGAGTTGTGGGATGATGAGGTTGAGTTACAATACCTGAGAGCCCGCTGGTATGATCCGTCGGTTGGTCGATTTATAAATGAAGATACGTATCAGGGGCAGCTTACTGATCCGCTAAGTTTGAATTTGTATACGTATGTGCAGAATAATCCATTAATTTATTTAGACCCGACGGGGCATAGACATGAGCAAGGAGCCGGATTTACGGTCACCCCGGATATAACAACACTTACACTTGCCGAATTAAGACAACAGCTTCCTAATTTTAAATTTGTGGATCATAAAGAGATGTTTTATGAGGCGCAGCAATACCAATCTTTGTGGTATAACGGAAGTAAAGCATTTGATCGTCTTGACGCTGCGTCCTTAAGCCATAGTTCGTATGTTGTCGTCAAGCTATACTTCTTACGGAAAGATGGCCAGGATTTATCTGAGCTAACGGTAGGGCAGCTAGATAAAATGAGCTTTGACCTATCCAGCGCCGGGTTTAAAATTGATTCAATTGCTCTAGGTTTATATGGCGCGTCTTATGGGGTTAAGGAGACGAGTGAACCAACACAGAGTGGGAATAAGCTGAAGTTGCATTTGCAGCAGTTTGGTGGTATGACAACCAAAGAAGCTACGGCGGCAGCAAAAAAACTTGGGTATACAAAAACCAACTTTACATCTCATGGCCAACCTGTCTTTAAGAAAGGAAATAAATATATTACCCCTGATGTAGATGGACACAATGGTGGGATATGGAAAATGGCTGATTCTGTGAAAAACTTAGGCAGTAAAAGTACTAGGATGGGTACTTACGATGAAAACTTAACTTGGATTGGAGATTAA
- a CDS encoding OmpL47-type beta-barrel domain-containing protein, which produces MNLKKQVFGYYIGGMHIGDGTRLQLYRVLIRKGSSMTSKRINRQVCLMLIAVFWILSVSLYITSNKAEAAGEWKPIYSKTQRLMYYEDNVYLHYPTNIPRSELGNYRIDLSWTYTTYLIYHYNKTDIGTIDVRAVKSGDTNIMRRKNIVYGGRDDSASYLFSNNNDFSVTENILTHFSTYEPNLIDTITMVIYYRDASPPTNPTISVNPPGYTQGNVSVSIGGSTDITGVASYEYSLQGAHNSGWTVYNNPITITNPGQTTISARAVDAAGNVSGVSTSSAYIDQTGPTEPAVYISRSDWSNTDVMVGISSHGADSQSGVSRSEIAVTGATNIGWQTYTGTFNISANGQSVVHGRTIDNAGNVGPESTGMVYIDKLAPNLPTISMDGNWTSSGKTFTLQHGTDNGGSGVNRSQYKLGDSGAWTDYTDPVTVNQENLVVYARTIDNAGNAGEVAQSNGNIDCTPPTQPSITLSETGYTSKNVSVTVTSGQDALSGVLKSQYRIDSSGAWTDYTAPFSVTNEGVTTIYARTMDKAGNVSEEATAVAKIIRTKPVKPAITLSPVDWTSQNVIATINNPNNSTGSISYKAQYKVGDTGAWADYQSPITVGDEGIKVYARVVDAAGNFSEEVLAEPRIDTTAPTEPVIESMLNPSGSGANITVTPGTDTLSGVSRTEYKIGDQGTWTAYAAPFTVNRQDAVIVYARTIDRVGNVSIEAVAVIDANLYQKTLAEAIQAVEKAEASKLQSDINAARTLINDLKDTDQKLLLNRLNAIQVMPDVPDDQNGPSTPANLVGTNVTPTSIKLSWKASTDDEGGVSYEIYIDGQLIGETRELAYEITNLDPQTSYAFTVKAKDAAGNYSGPSNTVTKGVSKNYNYKYDAAGRLDYIESNGKVIFDYQYDKNGNLIQIIALVNP; this is translated from the coding sequence GTGAATCTAAAGAAGCAGGTCTTTGGATATTACATTGGAGGCATGCATATAGGAGATGGAACAAGATTACAACTTTATAGAGTCTTGATTAGAAAGGGGAGCAGTATGACTAGCAAAAGAATAAACAGACAAGTTTGCCTTATGCTCATCGCAGTATTTTGGATATTATCAGTTTCATTATATATTACAAGCAATAAAGCAGAGGCAGCAGGTGAGTGGAAACCGATTTATAGCAAAACTCAAAGACTAATGTACTACGAAGATAATGTGTACTTGCATTATCCAACAAATATCCCTAGAAGTGAACTGGGGAATTACAGAATAGATCTCTCTTGGACTTATACCACATATCTTATATATCACTACAATAAAACAGATATTGGTACTATTGATGTTAGAGCAGTAAAGTCTGGTGACACAAATATTATGAGGAGAAAAAATATTGTATATGGGGGTAGGGACGATTCTGCTTCCTATTTGTTCTCCAATAACAATGACTTTTCTGTCACAGAAAACATTCTAACTCACTTTAGCACCTATGAACCTAATCTTATAGATACCATCACTATGGTTATCTACTATAGAGATGCAAGCCCTCCTACTAATCCTACAATATCTGTTAACCCACCGGGATATACCCAAGGCAACGTCTCTGTTTCGATCGGTGGGAGTACGGACATCACTGGAGTTGCCAGTTATGAGTACAGCCTTCAAGGAGCTCATAATTCGGGATGGACGGTATATAACAACCCGATAACGATTACCAACCCCGGACAGACCACGATTAGTGCCAGGGCGGTAGATGCAGCGGGCAATGTCAGCGGGGTGAGCACTTCCAGTGCGTACATAGACCAAACGGGCCCAACTGAACCAGCCGTATACATTAGCCGATCGGATTGGAGTAATACGGACGTCATGGTAGGCATCAGCAGCCACGGGGCGGACAGCCAGTCCGGCGTATCGAGAAGTGAAATCGCCGTGACAGGAGCAACTAATATAGGATGGCAAACCTATACGGGAACGTTCAACATATCCGCTAATGGTCAGAGTGTCGTCCATGGCCGAACGATAGACAATGCTGGTAATGTGGGTCCAGAAAGTACAGGTATGGTCTACATTGATAAACTTGCGCCCAACCTGCCAACAATTAGCATGGATGGGAACTGGACCAGCAGCGGTAAAACTTTTACGCTCCAACACGGAACAGATAATGGAGGAAGCGGAGTAAACCGAAGTCAATACAAGCTCGGAGATAGTGGGGCATGGACCGATTACACCGATCCGGTAACCGTAAACCAAGAGAACCTCGTCGTTTACGCCAGAACGATAGATAATGCCGGTAATGCGGGCGAGGTTGCTCAATCCAACGGAAATATTGACTGCACACCCCCGACGCAGCCTTCCATTACATTGAGTGAGACCGGATATACGTCCAAAAATGTTTCGGTCACCGTAACCAGCGGGCAGGATGCCCTGAGTGGCGTGCTGAAATCACAGTATCGGATTGATAGCTCAGGAGCATGGACCGATTATACGGCGCCCTTTTCAGTGACCAATGAAGGGGTAACGACCATCTATGCCCGTACCATGGACAAAGCAGGGAATGTGAGCGAAGAAGCAACCGCAGTGGCTAAAATTATTCGGACCAAGCCGGTAAAGCCAGCTATCACCTTAAGTCCTGTGGACTGGACGAGCCAAAATGTTATCGCGACAATCAACAATCCAAACAACTCAACTGGAAGCATCTCCTACAAGGCTCAGTATAAAGTCGGGGATACCGGCGCATGGGCTGATTACCAGTCTCCCATCACCGTTGGAGATGAAGGCATAAAGGTGTATGCGAGGGTTGTTGATGCAGCAGGTAACTTCAGTGAAGAAGTCTTGGCTGAACCAAGAATAGATACGACAGCTCCGACGGAACCTGTGATTGAAAGCATGTTGAATCCGAGCGGATCAGGGGCCAATATCACGGTAACGCCGGGAACGGATACACTTAGCGGAGTGAGCCGGACGGAGTACAAAATCGGGGATCAGGGCACCTGGACAGCGTATGCGGCTCCATTTACCGTTAACCGTCAGGATGCGGTCATCGTCTATGCAAGAACGATAGATCGGGTCGGGAATGTATCCATTGAAGCAGTAGCGGTAATTGATGCGAATTTATACCAGAAAACACTGGCCGAAGCCATCCAAGCAGTTGAAAAAGCTGAGGCATCGAAGCTTCAGTCGGATATCAATGCGGCCCGCACCCTCATTAATGATTTAAAGGATACCGATCAAAAACTTCTGCTGAACCGATTGAATGCTATCCAAGTGATGCCGGATGTGCCAGATGATCAAAACGGCCCGTCTACTCCTGCCAACCTAGTCGGCACAAATGTAACGCCAACCAGCATCAAACTGTCCTGGAAGGCTTCTACCGATGATGAAGGCGGGGTCAGCTACGAAATCTATATTGACGGTCAGCTCATAGGTGAGACAAGAGAACTCGCTTATGAAATCACAAACTTGGATCCGCAAACCAGCTATGCGTTTACCGTGAAGGCCAAGGATGCCGCCGGAAATTATTCCGGTCCGAGCAATACGGTCACTAAAGGCGTGTCTAAAAACTATAACTACAAGTATGATGCCGCTGGAAGACTGGACTATATCGAGTCGAACGGCAAAGTGATATTCGATTACCAATATGACAAAAATGGAAATCTAATACAAATTATTGCACTGGTCAATCCTTAA
- a CDS encoding PrkA family serine protein kinase gives MDIFERIAAYRAESDSLSWSGTFKQYIELLAKDSSPAMTAHARVYEMIKSYGIEEVDGRKRYKFFEQEIFGLDRAIEKLVEEYFHSAARRLDVRKRILLLMGPVSGGKSTLVTLLKRGLEKFSRTDKGAVYAIAGCPMHEDPLHLVPHELRPEVEKALGVRIEGNLCPVCQLKLKTEYGGDIENVRVERVLLSEDERIGIGTFSPSDPKSQDIADLTGSIDFSTITEYGSESDPRAYRFDGELNKANRGLMEFQEMLKCDEKFLWNLLSLTQEGNFKAGRFALISADELIIAHTNEAEYKSFIANKKNEALQSRMIVMPIPYNLKVSQEEKIYAKLIGQSDMSHIHIAPHALRSAAIFSILTRLKETKKQGVDLVKKMRLYDGEEVEGYKDADLKELQNEYLEEGMSGVDPRYVINRISSALIKQDLHCMGALDILRAIKDGLDQHASITKEERERYLNFIGIARKEYDELAKKEVQKAFVYSFEESARTLFENYLDNIEAFCNWTKIRDPLTDEELDPDERLMRSIEEQIGISENAKKAFREEILIRISAYSRKGKKFEYNHHDRLREAIEKKLFADLKDIVKITTSTKTPDENQLKRINEVSKRLIDEHGYCPVCANELLRYVGSLLNR, from the coding sequence ATGGACATTTTTGAACGTATAGCGGCTTACCGGGCGGAAAGCGACTCTTTGTCGTGGAGCGGCACATTTAAACAATATATCGAACTTTTGGCCAAGGACTCTTCGCCGGCGATGACCGCCCATGCCCGAGTTTATGAGATGATCAAGTCTTATGGGATAGAGGAAGTTGACGGCCGGAAAAGGTATAAATTTTTCGAGCAGGAAATCTTTGGGCTGGACCGGGCGATTGAAAAGCTGGTTGAGGAATATTTTCACTCCGCCGCCCGCCGGCTGGACGTCCGGAAGCGGATTCTGCTTTTGATGGGCCCGGTCAGCGGCGGTAAATCGACGCTGGTGACGCTGTTGAAACGGGGGCTGGAGAAATTTTCGCGGACGGACAAAGGGGCCGTATACGCCATTGCCGGCTGCCCGATGCATGAGGACCCGCTCCATCTTGTTCCGCACGAGCTGAGGCCCGAGGTAGAGAAGGCACTGGGCGTCCGGATCGAAGGCAACTTATGCCCGGTCTGCCAGTTGAAGCTCAAAACGGAGTACGGCGGCGACATTGAAAACGTCAGGGTGGAGCGGGTGCTGCTCTCCGAGGACGAGCGGATCGGCATCGGCACGTTCAGCCCTTCCGACCCAAAGTCGCAGGACATCGCCGATTTGACGGGAAGCATCGACTTCTCGACGATTACCGAATACGGATCGGAGTCCGATCCCCGGGCATACCGGTTTGACGGCGAGTTAAACAAAGCCAACCGCGGGCTGATGGAATTTCAGGAAATGCTGAAGTGCGACGAAAAGTTTCTGTGGAACCTGCTGTCATTGACCCAGGAGGGCAACTTTAAGGCCGGCCGGTTTGCGCTGATCAGCGCGGATGAGCTGATTATCGCCCATACGAACGAAGCGGAATACAAATCGTTTATCGCCAATAAGAAAAACGAGGCGCTGCAGTCGCGGATGATCGTGATGCCGATTCCATACAATCTCAAGGTGTCCCAGGAGGAGAAAATTTACGCGAAGCTGATCGGTCAAAGCGATATGAGCCACATTCACATTGCCCCGCACGCGCTAAGGTCGGCGGCGATTTTTTCCATCTTGACCCGGCTCAAGGAGACGAAAAAGCAGGGCGTCGATCTGGTGAAAAAAATGCGCCTGTACGACGGCGAGGAAGTGGAGGGCTACAAGGACGCCGATTTGAAGGAGCTGCAAAACGAATACCTGGAGGAAGGGATGTCCGGCGTCGATCCGCGTTATGTAATCAACCGGATTTCCAGCGCGCTGATCAAGCAGGACCTGCATTGCATGGGGGCGCTCGATATTTTGCGGGCGATCAAGGACGGTCTCGATCAGCATGCCTCCATCACGAAGGAGGAGCGCGAGCGCTATTTGAACTTTATCGGCATCGCCCGGAAGGAATACGACGAACTGGCCAAAAAGGAAGTGCAAAAAGCGTTCGTGTATTCGTTCGAAGAATCGGCGCGCACGCTGTTTGAAAACTATCTCGACAATATCGAGGCGTTCTGCAACTGGACCAAAATCCGCGATCCGCTGACGGATGAGGAGCTGGACCCCGATGAGCGCTTGATGCGTTCCATCGAAGAGCAGATCGGCATCTCGGAAAACGCCAAAAAAGCGTTCCGGGAAGAAATCCTGATCCGCATTTCCGCCTACTCGCGCAAAGGAAAAAAATTCGAATACAATCATCACGACCGGCTGCGCGAGGCGATCGAAAAGAAGCTGTTTGCCGATCTCAAGGATATCGTGAAAATTACGACGTCGACCAAAACGCCGGACGAAAATCAGTTGAAGCGGATCAACGAGGTCAGCAAACGACTGATCGACGAGCACGGGTATTGCCCGGTGTGCGCCAACGAGCTGCTGCGCTATGTGGGAAGCTTGTTGAACCGTTAA